The Naumovozyma dairenensis CBS 421 chromosome 3, complete genome genome has a window encoding:
- the BET4 gene encoding Rab geranylgeranyltransferase BET4 (similar to Saccharomyces cerevisiae BET4 (YJL031C); ancestral locus Anc_5.243) — MHGTKRKQWSKEALNRKRLNDVKKIKDYRKLVDKVLTLKESQVYDLKSLKSTTELLEINPEFNTAWNFRRDIIDNIRNELDSEFWDNELKFTMKTLKRFPKVYWIWNHRVWVLSHHVDSSIKIWQKELFIVNQMLELDSRNYHGWHYRRIVIQNMERLGNKSLNHQEFQYTTEKINQNISNFSAWHQRVQLISMMFDHDEIANKLDLLKDELDYITNAMFTGADDQAVWDYICWFIEYDNVFKTLELKEYTKMLNDLQTNIVMINDDDKDFSGKENPWCLKVLILIENLQCKRGIKKSDDVLKSKEWLAKLIEVDPLRANRYRYLLDSQYHE, encoded by the exons ATG CATGGTActaaaagaaaacaatggAGTAAAGAAGCATTAAATCGTAAGAGATTAAATGAtgtgaaaaaaatcaaagattACAGAAAACTAGTCGATAAGGTTTTAACGTTGAAGGAATCACAAGTGTATGAtttaaaatcattgaaatccACTACCGAATTGTTAGAGATCAATCCTGAATTCAATACAGCATGGAATTTTAGAAgagatattattgataatattcgAAATGAATTGGATTCCGAGTTTTGggataatgaattgaaattcacTATGAAGACATTGAAACGATTCCCCAAAGTGTACTGGATTTGGAATCATAGGGTTTGGGTTTTGAGTCATCATGTTGATTCCTCGATCAAGATATGGCAGAAggaattatttattgttaatCAAATGCTAGAACTCGATAGTAGAAATTATCATGGTTGGCATTATAGACGTATCgttattcaaaatatggAAAGGCTAGGAAACAAGAGTTTAAATCATCAAGAGTTTCAATATACGACGGAGAAGATTAACCAGAATatatctaatttttcagcaTGGCATCAAAGGGTTCAATTAATCAGTATGATGTTTGATCATGATGAAATTGCTAATAAGCTAGACCTCcttaaagatgaattagattATATTACAAATGCAATGTTTACAGGTGCAGACGACCAAGCTGTATGGGACTATATTTGTTGGTTCATTGAATATGACAATGTTTTTAAGACTTTAGAATTAAAGGAATATACCAAGATGTTAAATGACTTACAGACCAACATTGTTATgattaatgatgatgacaaaGACTTTTCTGGGAAGGAAAATCCATGGTGCTTAAAGGTTTTAATTCTTATAGAAAACTTGCAATGTAAACGTGGTATTAAAAAGAGTGATGACGTTTTGAAATCCAAGGAATGGCTTGCAAAGTTAATTGAAGTTGATCCCTTAAGAGCAAATAGATATAGGTACTTATTGGACTCTCAATATCATGAATAG